A window of Apium graveolens cultivar Ventura chromosome 8, ASM990537v1, whole genome shotgun sequence contains these coding sequences:
- the LOC141677219 gene encoding protein IQ-DOMAIN 13, producing the protein MGRKGSWFSAIKRVFVPNSKEKLEKGSEKKGSKEKKGRGILKHAETKSFIPLFREPSSIEKILGEVDQQQLQFRPPTPYELPKPPPSLPARPAFPRSASFRVTSPRNASQRITSPRAATSRRVTSPRAASPRVTSPRAATPRAASPRGYRPRPEPTLRNHHLSATKIQAAYRGYMARRSFRALRGLVRLQGVVRGQNVKRQTSNAMKHMQLLVRVQTQIQSRRIQMLENQALQRQANKNDRETESTLGKWNSEAGDNENWDDSLLTKEEVEARMQKKVEAIVKRERAMAYAYSHQLWKGNSKPGQSPPGDIVSGGFPWWWTWLERQLPSTKPPENQTMKTFLQAPMGPTPEHKPSPRSQFNNYKQHNFGYDSLETPTPKSSRSAAPVRTRQMFTPTRTPPSTSSNMMKYSRPRNYGANSPYDVPLKDNDSLVSCPPFSVPNYMSPTVSAIAKVRPTISNLKESAPGTPGSQTSKRRFSFPLAPSMGSFKWNKGSSKDSTSASPKVLETHRPPPSIGDRSVDSTVSMPAAFGRKPFNRFV; encoded by the exons ATGGGAAGGAAAGGGAGTTGGTTTTCTGCAATCAAGCGGGTCTTCGTGCCCAACTCCAAGGAAAAACTAGAAAAA GGATCAGAGAAAAAAGGTTCCAAGGAAAAAAAGGGACGAGGGATATTGAAGCATGCAGAGACCAAATCGTTTATTCCTCTCTTTAGAGAGCCAAGCAGTATCGAGAAAATATTGGGGGAAGTAGACCAACAGCAATTACAGTTTCGGCCTCCCACACCTTATGAGCTACCGAAACCACCCCCTTCATTACCTGCAAGGCCAGCTTTTCCAAGGAGTGCATCTTTCAGGGTTACTTCTCCTAGAAATGCTTCTCAGAGGATCACTTCTCCAAGGGCAGCTACTTCTCGAAGGGTCACCTCCCCTAGAGCTGCTTCTCCAAGGGTCACTTCGCCTAGAGCTGCTACTCCAAGGGCTGCCTCCCCTAGAGGTTATCGCCCTAGACCAGAACCAACTCTAAGAAACCATCATCTTTCCGCCACCAAGATCCAAGCAGCTTATAGAGGTTATATG GCAAGGAGAAGCTTTAGAGCTTTGAGGGGTCTTGTGAGACTTCAAGGAGTTGTGAGAGGACAGAATGTGAAACGTCAGACAAGTAATGCCATGAAACATATGCAACTCCTTGTTAGAGTTCAAACTCAAATTCAGTCACGGAGGATCCAAATGCTAGAGAACCAGGCACTCCAGCGCCAAGCCAACAAGAATGATAGGGAAACAGAGAGTACCTTAGGCAAATGGAAC TCAGAGGCAGGCGACAATGAAAACTGGGATGATAGCTTGCTAACAAAAGAGGAAGTAGAGGCTAGAATGCAGAAAAAGGTTGAAGCAATCGTCAAGAGAGAAAGGGCTATGGCTTACGCATATTCCCACCAG TTGTGGAAAGGCAATTCAAAACCTGGTCAATCACCTCCAGGGGATATCGTATCAGGTGGATTCCCCTGGTGGTGGACCTGGTTGGAACGCCAACTCCCTTCCACGAAACCTCCAGAAAACCAAACAATGAAGACTTTCCTTCAAGCACCCATGGGGCCAACTCCCGAGCACAAGCCGAGCCCACGATCACAATTCAATAACTACAAGCAACATAATTTTGGCTATGACAGTCTTGAGACACCCACACCTAAATCATCAAGATCGGCTGCACCTGTGAGAACTAGGCAAATGTTTACCCCCACTAGAACCCCACCATCAACGAGCTCAAATATGATGAAATATTCAAGACCAAGAAATTATGGTGCTAATTCACCGTACGATGTGCCACTAAAAGATAATGACAGCTTGGTAAGCTGCCCACCGTTTTCTGTTCCAAACTACATGTCTCCAACTGTTTCAGCGATAGCAAAAGTAAGACCAACAATTAGCAACCTGAAGGAAAGCGCACCAGGGACTCCAGGAAGCCAGACGTCAAAGAGGAGGTTTTCATTTCCTCTGGCTCCAAGCATGGGCTCTTTCAAGTGGAATAAAGGGTCTAGCAAGGAttcaacttcagcttctccgaAGGTGTTAGAGACACACCGGCCTCCGCCATCAATAGGGGATCGAAGCGTGGATTCAACTGTATCTATGCCTGCTGCATTTGGAAGGAAGCCATTTAACAGATTTGTGTGA